The proteins below come from a single Acidovorax sp. NCPPB 4044 genomic window:
- a CDS encoding sirohydrochlorin chelatase, with protein MVGTETTPADSPTGANGTRRGVVLFAHGSRDPLWRAPIEAVETRLRLQNPDVEVRCAYLELIEPDLLAVAREMAARGVRQLSVVPMFLGTGKHAREDLPLLVHALRAEHPHLSITVQGAIGEDPRMTALMAAIASES; from the coding sequence ATGGTCGGCACCGAGACGACCCCAGCCGATTCGCCGACTGGCGCCAATGGCACGCGGCGCGGAGTGGTTCTGTTTGCCCACGGCTCGCGGGACCCGCTCTGGCGTGCTCCGATCGAGGCGGTGGAAACGCGCCTGCGGCTGCAGAACCCCGATGTCGAGGTCCGCTGCGCCTATCTGGAACTGATCGAGCCAGACCTGCTGGCAGTGGCTCGCGAAATGGCGGCCCGCGGGGTCCGACAGCTCTCGGTGGTGCCGATGTTCCTCGGAACGGGCAAGCATGCGCGGGAGGACCTCCCACTCCTGGTGCATGCATTGCGCGCCGAGCATCCCCACCTGAGCATCACGGTCCAGGGCGCCATTGGCGAAGATCCCCGCATGACGGCGCTCATGGCAGCCATCGCCAGCGAAAGTTGA
- a CDS encoding PilZ domain-containing protein yields MSHERRHYVRVAFDAPARLAVSGHGTFEVRVLDVSLQGALLELPPDLALPQGTPCALSIPLMTGPEQIAMSGELAHLDGACAGLQGHTIDLDSVTHLRRVIELQLGDPALLERDLQTLVSAHRGRSVPVQPAMGH; encoded by the coding sequence ATGTCCCATGAACGCCGCCACTACGTCCGCGTTGCCTTCGATGCGCCGGCCCGCCTGGCCGTGAGCGGCCACGGCACCTTCGAGGTGCGCGTGCTGGACGTCTCCCTGCAGGGGGCCCTGCTGGAGCTGCCGCCGGACCTTGCCCTGCCGCAGGGCACGCCATGCGCACTGTCCATCCCGCTCATGACGGGACCGGAGCAGATCGCGATGTCCGGAGAACTCGCACACCTGGACGGCGCCTGCGCGGGCCTGCAAGGCCACACGATCGATCTCGACAGCGTCACCCACCTGCGCCGCGTGATCGAGCTGCAACTGGGAGACCCGGCACTGCTCGAACGCGACCTGCAGACGCTGGTATCGGCCCACCGCGGGCGCAGCGTGCCGGTGCAGCCGGCCATGGGCCACTGA
- a CDS encoding branched-chain amino acid ABC transporter substrate-binding protein, whose protein sequence is MQLKLKLTVVAAIAAVAGVASAQEQVVKIGHVGPVSGPQAHYGKDNENGARMAIEELNAQGVTIAGKKIKFELQAEDDAADPKQGTAAAQKLCDAKVAGVVGHLNSGTTIPASKVYNDCGIPHVTGAATNPNLTKPGYKTTFRIIANDNALGAGLAAYASDTLKLKSVAIIDDRTAYGQGVADVFKKTAATKGIKVVDEQFTTDKATDFMAILTSIKAKNPDAIFFGGMDPQAGPMLRQMEQLGLANVKYFGGDGICTAEVAKLAAGAKTLANVVCAEGGASLAKMPGGTAWRAKYDAKYPGQFQVYSPYTYDATMLLVDAMKRANSWDPKVYIPELQKSNYKGVTANIAFESNGELKNPAITLYVYKDGKKTPLN, encoded by the coding sequence ATGCAATTGAAGTTGAAACTGACCGTGGTTGCCGCTATCGCGGCTGTTGCCGGTGTCGCCTCTGCACAAGAACAGGTGGTGAAGATCGGCCACGTGGGACCGGTTTCTGGCCCCCAGGCTCACTACGGCAAGGACAACGAAAATGGTGCGCGCATGGCCATCGAGGAGTTGAATGCCCAAGGGGTCACGATCGCCGGCAAGAAGATCAAGTTCGAACTGCAGGCTGAAGACGATGCCGCCGATCCCAAGCAGGGCACGGCTGCTGCGCAGAAGCTGTGCGACGCCAAGGTCGCCGGCGTGGTGGGCCACCTGAACTCCGGCACCACGATCCCTGCATCGAAGGTGTACAACGACTGCGGCATTCCGCACGTCACCGGCGCCGCCACCAACCCCAACCTGACCAAGCCCGGCTACAAGACGACGTTCCGCATCATCGCGAACGACAACGCGCTGGGTGCGGGCCTGGCGGCCTATGCGTCCGACACGCTGAAGCTCAAGTCCGTCGCCATCATCGACGACCGTACGGCCTATGGCCAGGGCGTGGCCGACGTCTTCAAGAAGACGGCCGCCACGAAGGGCATCAAGGTGGTGGACGAGCAGTTCACGACCGACAAGGCCACCGACTTCATGGCCATCCTGACGTCGATCAAGGCCAAGAATCCTGACGCCATCTTCTTCGGCGGCATGGATCCCCAGGCCGGCCCGATGCTGCGCCAGATGGAACAGCTCGGCCTGGCCAACGTGAAGTACTTTGGTGGCGACGGCATCTGTACCGCCGAAGTGGCCAAGCTGGCTGCCGGCGCCAAGACGCTGGCCAACGTGGTCTGCGCAGAAGGCGGCGCTTCGCTGGCCAAGATGCCCGGCGGCACGGCCTGGAGAGCCAAGTACGACGCCAAGTACCCCGGCCAGTTCCAGGTGTACAGCCCCTACACCTACGACGCCACCATGCTGCTGGTCGATGCCATGAAGCGTGCCAATTCGTGGGATCCCAAGGTGTACATCCCCGAACTGCAGAAGTCCAACTACAAGGGCGTGACGGCCAACATCGCCTTCGAATCCAACGGCGAACTGAAGAACCCCGCCATCACGCTGTACGTGTACAAGGACGGCAAGAAGACGCCTCTGAACTGA
- a CDS encoding 2OG-Fe dioxygenase family protein — translation MAHITFPPPYLPPDQVAAHLRSTGYAVLRPEDTAAWIGCPAADLEALHADWQALPPDEFLKDGGRYRRRRHACFVSDGQGSDVHPVPHRAHWQPLEYNALHGGMERWFAPMQESTTARPAWRSLLAALARVSQEALAQRPERWFLEAHQFRIDTTDGIGRPTPEGAHRDGVDLVAVFLVGRQGIKGGETRIFEAAGPSGHRFTLSEPWSLMLLDDARMIHETTPIQPLGDGPGFRDTLVVTCRRGGFQQEAAATPAA, via the coding sequence ATGGCGCACATCACCTTTCCTCCTCCCTACCTGCCGCCCGATCAGGTCGCCGCGCACCTGCGCAGCACGGGCTACGCCGTGCTGCGTCCCGAGGACACGGCGGCCTGGATCGGCTGCCCGGCCGCCGACCTCGAAGCCCTGCATGCCGACTGGCAGGCGCTGCCGCCCGACGAGTTCCTCAAGGACGGGGGCCGCTACCGCCGGCGGCGGCATGCCTGCTTCGTGTCCGACGGGCAGGGCAGCGACGTGCACCCGGTGCCGCACCGCGCGCACTGGCAGCCGCTGGAGTACAACGCGCTGCACGGCGGCATGGAGCGGTGGTTCGCGCCCATGCAGGAGTCCACCACGGCGCGGCCTGCGTGGCGCAGCTTGCTGGCGGCGCTGGCGCGCGTTTCGCAGGAGGCGCTGGCCCAGCGCCCCGAGCGCTGGTTCCTGGAGGCGCACCAGTTCCGCATCGACACCACGGACGGCATCGGCCGCCCGACGCCCGAGGGCGCGCACCGCGATGGCGTGGACCTCGTGGCCGTGTTCCTGGTGGGCCGGCAGGGCATCAAGGGTGGCGAGACCCGCATCTTCGAGGCGGCCGGGCCGAGCGGACACCGCTTCACGCTCAGCGAGCCCTGGTCGCTCATGCTGCTGGACGACGCGCGCATGATCCACGAGACCACGCCGATCCAGCCGCTGGGCGACGGCCCCGGCTTCCGCGACACGCTGGTGGTCACCTGCCGGCGCGGCGGTTTCCAGCAGGAAGCCGCAGCAACCCCAGCCGCTTGA
- a CDS encoding long-chain fatty acid--CoA ligase, producing the protein MPAHHAHWPRRLPHSLTPPSTSLWNNLAVSAQRYPHKPAVVFFGEVLTYRALAEAAERLAGRLYALGVRKGDRVLLCMQNCPQLVIAHFAILRANAVVVPVNPMNRAEELKHYITDPDARVAITTADLAPELASASNALPPAQRLAHLVASQFSDTFDPRSPEARAMPAAWQDWLCTERTLPALDGGEVHSWRSALGGEPTPPALDVGPEDLAVLPYTSGTTGLPKGCMHPHRSVMHNAVASSLWGTATSESVTLAVVPMFHITGMVSMMHSSIYAGATLVMMPRWDRDLAGRLISQYRVTNWTNIPTMVIDLLASPHFGEYDLSSLVYIGGGGAAMPQAVAQRLLEQFGLRYTEGYGLTETAAPSHTNPPDRPKQQCLGVPFISTESRVIDPDTLQEVPVGEQGEIVIHGPGVFSGYWKLPNPTAYAFIELDGKRFFRSGDLGRMDEEGYFFLTDRLKRMINASGFKVWPAEVEALMFRHPAIQEACVIAARDSYRGETVKAVVVLRPAERGHVSQEDIIAWCRENMAVYKAPRVVQFADALPKSGSGKVMWRQLQEAEPAA; encoded by the coding sequence ATGCCTGCACACCACGCCCACTGGCCCCGGCGCCTGCCGCACTCCCTCACGCCTCCGTCGACTTCCCTCTGGAACAACCTGGCCGTCAGTGCCCAGCGTTATCCGCACAAGCCGGCGGTCGTGTTCTTCGGCGAGGTGCTGACCTACCGTGCGCTCGCCGAGGCCGCAGAGCGGCTGGCGGGCCGGCTGTACGCGCTGGGCGTGCGCAAGGGCGACCGCGTGCTGCTGTGCATGCAGAACTGCCCGCAGCTCGTGATCGCGCATTTCGCCATCCTGCGGGCCAACGCGGTGGTGGTGCCGGTCAATCCGATGAACCGGGCCGAAGAACTCAAGCACTACATCACCGACCCCGATGCACGGGTGGCGATCACGACGGCCGACCTCGCGCCCGAACTGGCCTCGGCCAGCAACGCCCTGCCGCCCGCGCAGCGCCTGGCGCACCTCGTGGCTTCGCAGTTCTCGGACACCTTTGATCCCCGGTCGCCGGAGGCCCGCGCCATGCCGGCAGCGTGGCAGGACTGGCTTTGCACCGAACGGACGCTGCCCGCGCTGGACGGTGGCGAGGTGCATTCCTGGCGCAGCGCACTCGGCGGCGAACCGACGCCGCCCGCGCTCGACGTGGGCCCCGAGGACCTGGCCGTGCTGCCCTACACGAGCGGCACCACCGGCTTGCCCAAGGGGTGCATGCACCCGCACCGCAGCGTGATGCACAACGCCGTCGCCAGCAGCCTCTGGGGCACCGCCACGTCCGAGAGCGTGACCCTGGCGGTGGTGCCGATGTTCCACATCACCGGGATGGTGAGCATGATGCATTCGTCGATCTACGCGGGTGCCACGCTGGTCATGATGCCGCGCTGGGACCGCGATCTGGCCGGCCGCCTCATCTCGCAGTACCGCGTCACCAACTGGACCAACATTCCCACGATGGTGATCGATCTGCTCGCGAGCCCGCATTTCGGCGAGTACGACCTCTCCAGCCTGGTCTATATCGGCGGGGGCGGGGCCGCCATGCCGCAGGCGGTCGCGCAGCGGCTGCTGGAACAGTTCGGACTGCGCTACACCGAGGGGTACGGCCTCACCGAGACGGCCGCGCCCTCGCATACCAACCCTCCGGACCGGCCCAAGCAGCAGTGCCTGGGCGTTCCGTTCATCAGCACCGAATCCCGTGTGATCGACCCGGACACACTGCAGGAGGTGCCCGTGGGCGAGCAGGGCGAGATCGTGATCCACGGCCCGGGCGTGTTCAGTGGCTACTGGAAACTGCCCAACCCGACGGCGTACGCCTTCATCGAGCTGGACGGCAAGCGCTTCTTCCGCTCCGGCGACCTGGGGCGCATGGACGAAGAGGGCTACTTCTTCCTCACCGACCGGCTCAAGCGCATGATCAACGCGAGCGGCTTCAAGGTCTGGCCGGCCGAGGTCGAGGCGCTCATGTTCCGCCATCCGGCCATCCAGGAGGCCTGCGTCATCGCCGCGCGCGACAGCTACCGCGGGGAGACCGTGAAGGCCGTGGTGGTGCTGCGGCCCGCGGAGCGCGGCCATGTGTCGCAGGAGGACATCATCGCGTGGTGCCGGGAGAACATGGCCGTGTACAAGGCGCCGCGGGTGGTGCAGTTCGCGGACGCGCTGCCCAAGAGCGGCAGCGGCAAGGTGATGTGGCGCCAGCTGCAGGAGGCCGAGCCCGCCGCCTGA
- a CDS encoding CysB family HTH-type transcriptional regulator, producing MNLHQFRFVQEAARRNLNLTEAAKALHTSQPGVSKAIIELEEELGVDIFARHGKRLKRITEPGQHVLKSIELIMREVGNLKRIGEQFSAQDSGTLSIATTHTQARYVLPVPVAKLRDAYPKVNVSLHQATPHEVARMVIDEVAEIGMATESLADYPDLVTLPCYEWQHVLVMPTGHPLAQKERVSVDDIAHESLITYHPSFTGRGKIDQAFAARKLQPRIVLEAIDSDVIKTYVRLGLGVGIVAEMAMRDDPLGDLVVRPVGHLFGQSVARVAFKRGAYLRNFVYRFAELLSDRLNRELIARAMSGHVNDYEL from the coding sequence ATGAACCTGCACCAGTTCCGCTTCGTCCAGGAAGCCGCGCGCCGCAATCTCAACCTCACCGAGGCCGCCAAGGCACTCCACACCTCTCAGCCAGGCGTGTCCAAAGCCATCATCGAGCTGGAGGAGGAACTGGGGGTCGACATCTTTGCGCGACACGGCAAGCGGCTCAAGCGCATCACCGAACCAGGCCAGCATGTGCTCAAAAGCATCGAGCTGATCATGCGCGAAGTGGGCAATCTCAAGCGCATCGGCGAGCAGTTCAGTGCGCAGGACAGCGGCACCCTGAGCATTGCCACCACCCATACGCAGGCCCGTTACGTCCTGCCCGTTCCCGTTGCCAAGCTCCGCGACGCGTACCCCAAGGTGAACGTCAGCCTGCACCAGGCCACCCCGCACGAGGTGGCGCGGATGGTGATCGACGAAGTGGCTGAAATCGGCATGGCGACCGAATCTCTCGCGGACTATCCAGATCTCGTGACCCTGCCCTGCTATGAATGGCAGCACGTTCTGGTGATGCCCACCGGCCACCCCCTGGCCCAAAAAGAGCGGGTCAGCGTGGACGACATCGCGCATGAATCGCTCATCACGTACCACCCTTCGTTTACTGGTCGCGGCAAGATCGACCAGGCGTTCGCAGCGCGCAAGCTGCAACCACGCATCGTGCTGGAAGCCATCGATTCCGACGTGATCAAGACCTATGTGCGCCTGGGCCTGGGCGTGGGCATCGTGGCCGAAATGGCCATGCGGGACGACCCTCTGGGCGATTTGGTGGTGCGGCCCGTGGGCCATCTTTTCGGGCAGAGCGTGGCGCGCGTGGCCTTCAAGCGCGGCGCCTACCTGCGCAACTTCGTCTACCGGTTTGCGGAACTGCTGAGCGACAGGCTGAACCGGGAACTGATCGCACGCGCCATGTCCGGCCACGTGAACGATTACGAACTCTGA
- the lptG gene encoding LPS export ABC transporter permease LptG: MKTIRRLIYREAVAAVAFVTLGFLALFFFFDMVDELRWVGRTGVDGYQVSHALLFVALSIPSHLYELLPITVLIGTIFVMARFAQSSEFTIMRTSGLGPWRALRTLLVLGCAFVLLTFAVGDYMAPATDRLAQLVKARHLGQLTSGATGAWLKERQGEHSVAVNVRALSPDGGMRNVRVFEFDGDGRVASTIQAASGEFGPKGWELRDVKRSVFLRRGEAQASVERLQEASFHWPTHISSDMVSASLLKPDRMATIDLFQYIRHLESNGQSAQKYEIEFWRKVFYPLSCLVMVVLSLPFAYLHFRSGGIAGYVFGGVMAGISFFLLNNVFGYAGNLQNWSPWLTAAAPGIIYSLLSLAAFGWLVLRR, from the coding sequence ATGAAAACGATCCGGCGGCTCATCTATCGCGAGGCTGTGGCGGCCGTGGCTTTCGTCACGCTCGGGTTCCTGGCACTGTTCTTCTTCTTCGACATGGTGGATGAATTGCGCTGGGTCGGGCGGACTGGCGTGGACGGCTACCAGGTATCGCACGCGCTCCTGTTTGTCGCGCTCAGCATCCCGAGCCATCTGTACGAATTGCTGCCGATCACCGTGCTCATCGGCACCATTTTCGTGATGGCGCGGTTTGCCCAAAGCTCGGAGTTCACCATCATGCGCACCAGTGGCCTGGGACCGTGGCGCGCTTTGCGCACGCTGCTGGTGCTCGGCTGCGCCTTCGTGCTGTTGACCTTCGCGGTGGGCGACTACATGGCCCCGGCAACAGACCGCCTGGCCCAGCTCGTCAAGGCCCGGCACCTGGGCCAGTTGACGTCGGGTGCCACCGGGGCATGGCTCAAGGAGCGCCAAGGCGAGCATTCCGTGGCCGTGAACGTGCGGGCCTTGAGCCCCGACGGCGGCATGCGCAACGTGCGCGTTTTCGAATTCGACGGCGACGGCCGCGTGGCGTCCACCATCCAGGCCGCCTCGGGCGAATTCGGCCCAAAGGGCTGGGAACTGCGCGATGTGAAACGCAGCGTCTTTCTGCGCCGCGGTGAAGCGCAAGCGAGTGTCGAGCGCCTGCAGGAAGCCAGTTTCCACTGGCCGACCCACATCAGCAGTGACATGGTTTCAGCCTCGCTGCTGAAACCCGACCGCATGGCCACCATCGATCTCTTCCAGTACATCCGGCATCTGGAGTCGAACGGGCAGTCCGCGCAGAAGTACGAAATCGAGTTCTGGCGCAAGGTCTTCTACCCGCTGAGCTGCCTGGTGATGGTGGTGCTCTCACTGCCCTTCGCCTATCTGCATTTCCGCTCAGGCGGCATTGCAGGCTATGTCTTCGGCGGCGTGATGGCGGGCATCAGTTTCTTCCTGCTCAACAACGTGTTCGGGTACGCCGGCAATCTGCAGAACTGGTCGCCGTGGCTCACGGCCGCCGCGCCAGGCATCATCTATTCCCTGCTGTCGTTGGCGGCCTTCGGCTGGCTGGTCCTGAGGCGTTGA
- the lptF gene encoding LPS export ABC transporter permease LptF: MLFDSSIRKELARSFGATLVVLVTVVMTMMLIRTLGQASRGSVNPSDVMLVMGFTVLGQLPTILTLSLFVAVVGTLSRMYRDSEMVIWFASGRGMLHLLAPLLRFAWPVMLAIATLALLIWPWANQQIQELKVQYEQRGDVDRIAPGEFQESANGSRVFFIDRETPDQQQATNVFIASTERGREIVTSARSARLETRGEQRMALLSDGQRLETTVDKPGLKVSEFSEYGTRVGSAGLGPSDDVAVKTRSTRELFASSDPAFRAEIGWRFGLAFAALNFVIMGLAVASANPRAARSTSLVFALFSFVVYYNLMTLGQSWVGSGRLGLGTFMLLLHGGTLVLGLLLLAARHNRWSPQMLWQRTRAQA, translated from the coding sequence ATGTTATTCGATTCATCCATTCGCAAGGAGCTGGCGCGCAGCTTCGGCGCGACCCTGGTGGTACTGGTCACCGTGGTCATGACCATGATGCTGATCCGCACGCTTGGCCAGGCATCGCGCGGCAGTGTCAATCCGTCCGACGTGATGCTCGTCATGGGCTTCACCGTGCTCGGCCAATTGCCCACCATCCTCACCCTGAGCCTGTTCGTTGCCGTGGTCGGCACGCTTTCGCGCATGTACCGCGACAGCGAGATGGTCATCTGGTTCGCAAGCGGGCGCGGGATGCTTCATCTGCTGGCGCCGCTGCTGCGGTTCGCCTGGCCGGTGATGCTGGCCATCGCCACGCTCGCCCTGTTGATCTGGCCCTGGGCCAATCAGCAGATCCAGGAACTCAAGGTGCAGTACGAGCAGCGCGGCGATGTCGACCGCATCGCGCCCGGTGAATTCCAGGAATCGGCCAATGGCAGCCGCGTGTTCTTCATCGACCGGGAAACACCCGACCAGCAGCAGGCCACCAACGTATTCATCGCGTCCACGGAACGGGGCCGCGAGATCGTCACGTCCGCCCGCAGCGCGAGACTGGAAACCCGGGGCGAACAGCGCATGGCCCTGCTCAGCGACGGCCAGCGGCTGGAAACCACGGTGGACAAGCCCGGGCTCAAAGTCAGCGAATTCTCCGAGTACGGCACGCGTGTCGGCTCCGCAGGGCTCGGCCCCTCCGATGACGTGGCCGTCAAGACCCGCTCCACGCGGGAACTGTTCGCCTCCAGCGATCCCGCCTTCCGTGCGGAGATCGGCTGGCGATTCGGCCTGGCATTCGCCGCCTTGAATTTCGTCATCATGGGCCTGGCGGTGGCCAGCGCCAATCCGCGGGCCGCGCGCAGCACGAGCCTGGTGTTCGCACTGTTCTCGTTCGTCGTCTACTACAACCTGATGACGCTCGGGCAGAGTTGGGTCGGCTCGGGCCGTCTGGGCCTTGGAACCTTCATGCTGCTGCTGCATGGCGGCACGCTGGTGCTGGGCCTGCTGCTGCTGGCCGCGCGGCACAACCGATGGTCGCCACAGATGCTGTGGCAGCGTACGAGGGCGCAGGCATGA
- a CDS encoding leucyl aminopeptidase, whose amino-acid sequence MNFDLKTLALAAATTEKCDLLAVLVPDGFKPSGDALSAIVAHATRQGDFESKPGKSLSLYQAPAVAARRVVLLGAGDGSPRAVRQALLGAAAVWKAPQVKRATVCLSALADADAAACAAVQAVSEASYLYTATKSKAEPRALSRVVIGVQDATAAKAGFARGVALALGIEYAREWANRPGNHATPTLLAGAAKALAKHASIQVKVHGPAEVAKLGMGAFLAVAKGSEEPLRFIELRYQGAGRADAPVALIGKGITFDTGGISIKPAAEMDEMKFDMGGAASVLGVFRALAELKPAINVVGLIPACENMPDGRAVKPGDVVTSLSGQTIEVLNTDAEGRLVLCDALAYAARFKPVAMVDIATLTGACVVALGGVRSGLFANDEALAGRLQAAGESALDPCWRLPLDDEYADGLKSHFADMGNVAGRAGGAITAAKFLQKFVGNQPWAHLDIAGTAWKGGAAKGATGRPVGLLVQFLLDSIPAAPAVRARSGSGAAAAKPRRVQRAA is encoded by the coding sequence ATGAACTTCGATCTGAAGACCCTGGCCCTGGCGGCCGCCACCACCGAGAAATGCGATCTGCTCGCCGTGCTGGTGCCCGATGGCTTCAAACCCTCGGGCGATGCGCTCTCTGCCATCGTGGCCCATGCCACCCGTCAGGGGGACTTCGAGTCCAAGCCGGGCAAGAGCCTGTCGCTCTACCAGGCCCCGGCCGTGGCAGCGCGCCGCGTGGTGCTGCTGGGCGCCGGCGATGGCAGTCCGCGGGCGGTCCGGCAGGCGTTGCTGGGCGCCGCGGCGGTCTGGAAAGCCCCGCAGGTCAAACGGGCCACCGTGTGCCTGAGCGCCTTGGCGGATGCGGATGCGGCCGCTTGTGCCGCCGTGCAGGCCGTGTCGGAGGCGAGCTATCTGTACACGGCAACCAAATCCAAGGCCGAGCCCCGTGCGCTCTCGCGCGTGGTGATCGGTGTGCAGGACGCCACTGCGGCGAAAGCAGGCTTCGCCCGCGGCGTGGCATTGGCCCTGGGTATCGAGTACGCCCGCGAATGGGCCAATCGCCCTGGCAACCATGCGACGCCCACGCTGCTGGCAGGCGCGGCCAAGGCGCTGGCAAAGCATGCGTCCATACAGGTCAAGGTCCATGGCCCGGCCGAAGTGGCCAAGCTGGGAATGGGCGCTTTTCTCGCGGTCGCGAAGGGGTCCGAGGAGCCGTTGCGGTTCATCGAATTGCGGTACCAGGGCGCGGGCCGCGCCGACGCTCCCGTGGCGCTGATCGGCAAGGGCATCACATTCGACACCGGCGGCATTTCGATCAAGCCGGCGGCCGAAATGGACGAGATGAAGTTCGACATGGGAGGCGCCGCCAGCGTGCTGGGCGTGTTCCGTGCCCTGGCCGAACTCAAGCCGGCGATCAATGTCGTGGGCCTCATCCCTGCCTGCGAGAACATGCCTGACGGCCGTGCCGTGAAGCCCGGCGACGTGGTGACGAGCCTGAGTGGCCAGACCATCGAAGTGCTCAATACCGATGCGGAAGGCCGTCTGGTGCTTTGCGATGCGCTGGCCTATGCCGCGCGGTTCAAGCCCGTGGCGATGGTGGATATCGCCACGCTGACCGGTGCGTGTGTCGTGGCCCTTGGCGGCGTTCGCAGCGGCCTTTTCGCCAACGACGAGGCCTTGGCCGGCCGCCTGCAGGCTGCCGGCGAGTCGGCGCTGGATCCCTGCTGGCGCCTGCCCCTCGACGACGAATACGCCGATGGGCTCAAGAGCCATTTCGCCGACATGGGCAACGTGGCCGGGCGGGCAGGGGGGGCGATCACCGCAGCCAAGTTCCTGCAGAAGTTCGTTGGCAACCAGCCGTGGGCCCATCTGGACATTGCAGGTACGGCCTGGAAAGGCGGCGCCGCCAAAGGTGCAACAGGGCGGCCGGTGGGGTTGCTCGTGCAGTTCCTGCTCGATTCCATCCCTGCGGCGCCTGCGGTGCGTGCCCGCTCGGGTAGCGGTGCTGCGGCTGCCAAACCCCGGCGCGTGCAGCGTGCGGCCTGA
- a CDS encoding DNA polymerase III subunit chi, translated as MTEIAFHFNAPDKLAYACRFARKALRSEASLVITAPAAVLEALDRALWAMGPQDFVAHCRQEDDAELREASPVVLAQDPRAAGPADVLLNLGASVPAGFERFGRLVEVVSSVDEADRAGARDRWRHYTQRGYAIVRHDLVLKGG; from the coding sequence ATGACCGAGATCGCCTTCCATTTCAATGCGCCGGACAAGCTGGCCTACGCGTGCCGGTTCGCACGCAAGGCATTGCGCAGCGAAGCGTCGTTGGTGATCACCGCCCCCGCTGCGGTACTGGAAGCGCTCGATCGCGCGCTTTGGGCGATGGGCCCCCAGGACTTTGTGGCGCACTGCCGTCAGGAAGACGACGCGGAGTTGCGCGAGGCATCGCCGGTGGTTCTGGCGCAGGACCCGAGGGCCGCAGGCCCGGCGGACGTGCTGCTGAACCTGGGGGCTTCGGTGCCTGCGGGTTTCGAGCGTTTCGGTCGGTTGGTGGAGGTGGTCAGCTCCGTGGACGAAGCCGATCGGGCGGGTGCCCGCGATCGGTGGCGGCACTACACGCAGCGCGGCTACGCCATCGTGCGGCACGACCTCGTGCTGAAAGGGGGCTGA
- a CDS encoding D-2-hydroxyacid dehydrogenase family protein, whose product MNIVILDDYQDAVRKLHCAARLDPYSAKVYTNTVKGLGQLSVRLKDADIIVLIRERTQLTRQLVEKLPRLKMIAQTGKVGPHVDVAACTERGIAVAEGVGSPVAPAELTWALIMAAMRRLPQYIANLKHGAWQQSGLRSASMPPNFGVGTVLRGKTLGIWGYGRIGQIVAGYGRAFGMNVRVWGREASRAQALSDGLQVATTREEFFSQCDVVSLHLRLNDETRGIVRLEDLSTMKPNALLVNTSRAELIEPDALIAALNRGRPGMAAVDVFESEPILQGHALLRLENCICTPHIGYVEQDSYELYFGAAFDNVVNYIRGTPTNIVNPGALQVRR is encoded by the coding sequence ATGAACATTGTCATCCTCGACGACTACCAGGACGCCGTGCGCAAGCTCCATTGCGCCGCGCGGCTCGATCCCTACTCCGCCAAGGTCTACACGAACACCGTCAAAGGCCTGGGCCAGCTGTCGGTCCGGCTCAAGGACGCCGACATCATCGTGCTCATCCGTGAGCGCACCCAGCTGACGCGCCAGCTGGTCGAAAAGCTCCCCCGGCTGAAAATGATCGCGCAGACCGGCAAGGTGGGCCCGCACGTGGACGTGGCGGCCTGCACCGAGCGCGGCATCGCGGTGGCCGAGGGCGTGGGCTCGCCCGTGGCGCCGGCAGAACTCACCTGGGCGCTCATCATGGCGGCCATGCGGCGGCTGCCGCAGTACATCGCCAACCTGAAGCACGGCGCCTGGCAGCAATCGGGGCTGCGCTCCGCCTCGATGCCGCCGAATTTCGGGGTTGGCACCGTGCTGCGCGGCAAGACGCTCGGCATCTGGGGCTATGGGCGGATCGGCCAGATCGTCGCGGGCTACGGCCGTGCCTTCGGCATGAACGTGCGCGTGTGGGGCCGGGAAGCCTCGCGCGCGCAGGCGCTGAGCGACGGCCTGCAGGTTGCCACCACGCGGGAGGAATTCTTCTCGCAATGCGACGTGGTCTCGCTCCACCTGCGCTTGAACGACGAGACCCGCGGGATCGTGCGGCTGGAAGACCTCTCCACCATGAAACCCAACGCGCTGCTGGTGAACACCTCGCGCGCCGAACTCATCGAGCCCGACGCGCTGATCGCGGCATTGAACCGCGGGCGCCCCGGCATGGCGGCGGTGGATGTCTTCGAAAGCGAGCCCATCCTCCAGGGGCACGCGCTGCTCCGTCTGGAGAACTGCATCTGCACACCGCACATCGGCTACGTGGAACAGGATAGCTACGAGCTGTACTTCGGGGCGGCCTTCGACAACGTGGTGAACTACATCCGCGGCACGCCGACGAACATCGTCAACCCGGGCGCGCTGCAGGTGCGCCGCTGA